GATGATAGAAACACTACCGGTCATTTTTTATCGTATAGCCACCATCTCCGAGATAATTACCGCTTAGGCGACCAGGCATATCCGGTCGCTGGTAATTATTCACAGAACGCCCAGGCTTATGGCACGGGTGAGTTCGGAGGTGGTGGCCACCACGTATGGGAGGGGGGGACGGAGGTCCCGAGAGGTTATGATAAACAAGCTGCGTTAAAAAACGTTTCAAAAACTCCTCAAAAGTTGCCGTCATATGCGGACGTGAGAGGACAATACGGTACATATTCGAACGTACCATATGAAGCGCAAAAATATGCAGAAATTTATGGTAGCGATAGTTTAAGTTATACTCAGCAAGATAGTAAGGATTTTCAGTCAAAAATGCTCATCGGGCCAGTGTCGGAGATGAATCAACAAAATTGTAACCCGCCTAGGGACACGAACGCACAAACTAGAGCTTATGATAGGGAAGCATATGATGCCAAGTTCAGGCATCCATCGGCGCCTTTGATACCTAAATTGGAGATGCCTGATACTTACCAGTATCACAAGGACGATAGGTTAATGAAAACCGAGCCGCAAAGGTTAATGAATCAAGCGGCGTACGCCAAGCCAAATGAAATGCCTGCAAACACATACAGAGAGTTCCCAAATGGTGTTACAAGACCGCAGCAAAATACTGTGTTGCCACCAATATCAACGATTAAGCAAGAGAACTTTGGTCAAAAGGGACAGAATTATCAAAACTTCCAAGGATTTCCTTATGAGGCGCTACGAAGGCAAGAGCCAGCTGAGAACTTTGCGCAAATACCTCGTATGCAAGAAAATATGGGTTTTCAGAAATACAATCGTAATTTCGAgatgaaaaataacaaagaacCTGAAAAGGTGAACGATAGGGTTACTCATGTTGATCCAAAACCCCCATATTACATAGAGCAGATAAAGTCAGAACATTCACCGCCGGGACataagatttacaaaaatatgacgTATAATCCTACACCAAGAAACGAACCTTATCTCTTCTTCGGAGACGGTGGTCCGGCGGCGATTAGAAATGAAATTGGTTACTCTTGTTGTCGCCAAGGTTCAACTAAGAAGCCTCCTCCTGAACATCTAAGGGATGGAGCGTGTCCAGGTCTGCAAACCAAAGACGAAGTACTAGAAGACGATCCTGACGCTAATGAGAAAGACTCCAAAAATCCTTCAAAACCAAGCACACCAGTTCCAGAAATAGTGAAACCAAAAGAAAACCAATTTAATTACTCTAAAGAGTATCTAGAAAATCTAGAACGGTTGCGAAATAACTCTAGGACAGAAGTTCCTGATTGTAACTGTTTCCCTGCGGATAAGAATCCACCGGAACCAGGCAGTTATTACACACATTTAGGTAAGACATTGCCACAAAAGTTTTcatcaaatactttttaatggAACCTTCAAAATAATCTTGAATATTCTTTTAAACAGGTGCAGCATCAACTTTAGCAGAATTGAGAAAGGAGTTGGAAGCTCGGACTGGTCTCTCCGGCAAAGAACTGAGGATAGAGAAGATTTGCTACACCGGGAAGGAAGGGAAGTCAGCGCAGGGATGTCCGATGGCAAAGTGGGTGAGTGTATGGATCCCAAAGTTTAGTATTATTGATGATACTAACAAGTTTACATAATCAATATTCCGCATCGTCATAATGTTTCACTGGAACCCGATAGTAATATACGTATAGTCCTTGATAAGTATCGTGATTTACTACCCTTGGTATGTGTTATCCAATATAAACACTCTGTGTAAATTATCAAATTGTTCTTACAAATACACCGGAGGCGCTCAAttggttttttatataaaaatttttGATATCTCCATTCCTGGTACACTCGAACCActcatttattttcatcttcAATTACTTTCATACAATATACTAAACCATTACATCTGTTTTCACAGGTAATCCGTCGAGCAAACTACACAGAAAAAGTTCTTGTCGTAGTTAAATTCCGTAACGGACACAAATGCGCGACTTCTTGGATCGTTGTCTGTTTAGTCGCTTGGGAGGGCATACCGCAGTCTGAAGCGGATCTGGACTATACATTACTGTCACATAAGCTCAATAGATATGGTCTACCTACGACTAGAAGGTGTGCGACGAATGAGAACAGAACCTGTGCATGTCAAGGTAAGTAGAAGTATTGTTCTGTactttggtaaaaatattattctagcTATGAAGGTACTTATGCTAACTAGTTTCTGTGTTTTGAAGTCTTCTGCCAAAaggcaaaaaataatatttgcccAACAAAGTAGACAGTTGATAGATAACACAAAGTTCGTAAATATCCTTCAAGGCAATTATGTAAGTTTCATACTCATCCTGACCTTTTCGTTTTCCAGGGTTAGACCCAGAAACATGCGGCGCTTCCTACAGCTTCGGTTGCTCATGGTCGATGTACTACAATGGATGCAAATACGCCCGTTCAAAAACCGTCCGCAAGTTTCGTCTGTCAGTCAAGACAGAAGAAAGCGAGATAGAAGAACGCATCCACGTGCTAGCGACTCTGCTGAGTCCTTTGTACATGAACCTTGCACCTAAAGCCTTTGAAAACCAGTGCCAGTTTGAGAAAGAAGCGTCTGACTGTCGGCTTGGGTTCAAACCAGGAAGACCGTTTTCTGGTAAGTAACTAGGCCATCTTAGAATTGAAAACCCGTTgctttcatatatttatttattatatgttacGTTTAAAATGCTAACGTTCAATTTGTCTCTGTAACTCATAAAGGACTGGCTGCCCAACAAAATCAACTCATCAAATGAACACTCGTTTCCGTTTCGAGTTATGATGAACTGAACGGTGCAAGCTATAAAGATTCCAATTCGGACCAGAGTAAAATGTTTTCTGTATCGACAACTATTTAATCATAACAAAGTCATTCACGAAAACAAAAAGCAACAGAAGCCTTTTCTAGACCCTCGGTCATATTCTAACCAAACTCCCTCCAAATTGCAGGTGTAACGGCATGCATAGACTTCTGCGCGCATGCCCACAGAGACTTGCACAACATGAACAACGGCTGCACTGCCGTCGTGACCCTGGCGAAACACCGCGCTCTGAACAGACCTCCAGACGAACAACTCCATGTATTACCACTGTATGTGCTGGATACGACCGATGAGTTCGGCTCCAAGGATGGACAGGAGGAGAAAGTGAAGAACGGAGCGCTTGAGATACTGGACAAGTGAGTGGTGATGTACACGTTTTGTTTTACTATtcgttaaaatataaagtttggAGTACCGTAGTCGATGCCTGATTTTAGGGagtttcttcaaaaatatagcCGTTGGTTTGATTTCttctcttttctttttaaaactttaaatccCTGATTcatcaaacataatataacgtGATTTAATTAGGTTGACAAATAATGCTAACAGTCCGTCTCACTTCTTTACAGATATCCAATGGAAGTACGTGTCCGTTCAGTACCTCTGCAACCTTGCCGGCGCCACGGGAAAAAACGGAAAGACGACGACAATAACTCAGAAAACAATTCTTCAGCGAACAACTCGTCGCAGAGTCCCGGCAACAACCAGAAAAAGGCGCAGCAGTCTCCAGCACCGAGGACCCCACAGCCCACTGACGCAAGGAATAATGCCAGCCCTCGTAGTCAGAGCAGTGCTTCACCCAGAGCTCTAACCCCAGCATTGAACCAGTCGAACCCTTCAGCATTCACCAACAATTCTCACTATAACTCTGCGTTTGTGAACCCAAATATGCAACATCAGAACCCTGGGCTCATCAACCCGAACCTTGGCAACCCAGCTCTCTTAGACATGGCAACTATGATTGACAACTTCACAGACGCTCAGCTGCAAAGCAATCAGATTTCAAGCACGGTTCTCGATTCACCCTACAACCCTTATGATCAGAGTTATAATCTACATCACCAGAATACTCTGTATAACCCAAATCATGTATCGCCGATTGTTGAAGGAAATACGTGTCAGAACCCAAACCCTAATCCGAACCCGAACCCAAatcaattgccaagtttcgcaGCAGGGTTACAGAAGAGAGAACAACAGTTCCCTAATCAAATACCTCCACAAAACCAATGGCCAGATTTTCCGAAtgctgaaatatttaataatgttgtgAAGGAGGACCCTGATTCTACGACTGCGCATTTAAACGTCCCACCAAATAATTATAGTCCAGATTCAAGTAGGAGCAGCGAAACGAATTCTAATTCGGAACAGTTGTTGCCAAAAGCGAATACCGAGCCAGAGAAACCTAATCTTATCGGAGATGTTACGAATAAAATACCGGAGTTCGATATGCCTTCTTCACCGAGGTTGACTGAGATCGCACAAAACTCACAAAGTACTCCTGCTTCGCCAGCTTCATCTCAAATCCCGGAGCTAAAATCGCCAAATAATGAAATGCTGAACTCAGACGCCCGTAAAAGCGTATGGAAATCGCCTGATTCTAAGAATTGGGATCCTAAGCCTAAAGAACAATCGACGCCAGAAAATGACAATAATCTGTTCCGAGTACCAAAAGCTAGACCTCCATCGAGATCACAGAATACAAATACGCCTGAAGGTATTGAAAATTCTACGTTCCTAAAGCCTTATCCGCCTTCAGACAGACCGCATTTAAGTCAGGGGTATGAGCATAGAAGTCCTTATAACAATCAACTGAATAATACCCCGCCACAGACGTCTACCTCGCAAAATAACTTTACAATCAATCATGATGAACAGAACATGGCAGCTGCAGCGGCGGCGGCTGCTAAACCAGTCCCCGAATTTGCTGGCAATAACTTCCATCCAGTCAATCAAAATACTTACGGGAATCAAACGCCGATACAAGGATACGGTAACTATCCGCAAGTGGCCAACGCCTATCCATTCCCGCCGAATCCGTACGGTCACTTCAATCCATACGAAAACACATACAACGATTACAATAGCTTAGCGTATTATAATGCTGAGAAGTACAAAAGAGAGGAACTCCTAAGAAACCCTCACTGTTACAACTCGTACGGCTACCAGTACAATCCAAACTTTACACCAAATTTCTATCAAAATCCAAGTCCGAATTGGTGTCAATCTTCGCCTAACTGGTGCATCTATCCACCACCATTCACTATCCCGTATCCGCCAGAACCACCCAAGGCGGAACCTATCGGTGAAGTGACCGATTTCACCGACAATTTGGAATGCTTCAAGGACAGTCAGATGGGCGGCGTCGCTATTGCGCTTGGCCATGGAAGCGTATTGTTTGAATGCGCAAAGCATGAGATGCACTCCACTACTGCCGTCAAAGCACCCAACAGAGTCAATCCAACCAGAATATCTTTAGTGTTCTATCAACATCGAAACCTAAATCGACCAAAACACGGTCTCGAAGAGTGGGAGGAGAAGATGAGGTTGAAGAAACTCGGACTGACTCCGTCGACGCCGGGCACTCCAGGCCCTAACTCCAATACAGTATCGCCAGCGACGACACCGGGACCCGAGCGACCACCGAGCGCGGCCGACAAGTGGAAGGGCGGTGGCGGCACGGACGCCATCCCGGGAGGGTTCACGTCGCTGGCGGCGCTGGTGGAGGCcacggcggcggcgcggcgctcCGGACAGTTGATGCTCCGCACGGACACACACACCACCATGTCGTGGACCACGCTGTTCCCCATGCACCCCTGCACCGTGACGGGCCCTTACCAGGAGTCGAGCACCTGACGCAAGCCCCCCGCGCCCGGCGCACGGCGGCGGGCCGACAATCCCCCCCTAGCTATGTAAGCTCTATGTTGCCTTCCCATTGTAGGTCTGATCGACGATTAGGACCATGTGCTTTccaatatattttgtagttccTCGACTTATACTAAGTAGATGCGGCCGACACTGGCCCGAGAGTTCGAAAATCCAGCGATTCCTTTTATGCATTTAAAGATTGGAATTGAGTACCGTTTTTAactgaagtattttttaaaacgtatACCGAGTGAGTTTTTAATCAAAGatgtaagtttaagttttaattttaaatagtgtTTATCGCATTTCAGCTAGTCTTACGTTACGTTAGTATCGATTGTGTATTGTCCGAGTGACCGTAATCGTGTAGAATTTTTTGTATATTCTTGTGTTATTTTAAGTTGATGAGCGGCGAGCCGACCACTGAGCggttagtttaatttaatcagaCTTGCTGTATAAAATAATGACGTTAATGTATGTTTTGTCTGCATATTTTGTcgatgttttttctaattaagcGCATAATCGAAAGTTTGTGCGACACGATGATCTCATAAACTACTAACCCTACATGTATGTAACGTTTATTCAGAACAAAAGTACAAATCAGCACATTGAGGCCGGGCggctgcgcccgcgccgctcacATCGGCGGTCGTGTTATACTATATGTTTGTACCTTTGTCTGTTtattagttgttttattttatttgtaatattaattaccaTTCCTGTCATTCTGGACAATTGTTTTGGCTTATATTTTAAATCGTAAAtcatttgaaattgaaatcatGGCGGTGTATCGCTACGTGTATTTTACAACAAAGATACGAGTGCTTTTCTATTAGGTTAAGACGTGtgtatttttaacgtttttagaatatttaacttatttatattgtattacgTGAACCATTATCGTatcattttctttgtaataattttagtgTTACTGtagacattaatatttaatatatttgctttaCGGCTCgatcattaaattattacagtTGTTTTATGCATGTTTCAATCTCGCCTCTTTATTTGTCAAGTCGAGTGCCTGTGTGTTGGCTATAGACGCTATAGTATACAATGATACATGTACTACGAGTAGTAAACGTCTATTGATTGATATTATGATGAATCTGATTTTTCGATTTAAATATTGGTGaccttatttttttagatttgcGATTGCATTCTTCTAACTTAGTGacgataaaattttataaattagataCCATACAATAaaagatgaataataaattacgtATAGGATAGAATATTTgcgagaataaaaaaataacaagtttcaGGCGCTTGGAAAGATTATAAAGTAGGCATATTattgaaaatgaatgaaaacataCTGAtgaatagttattaatatataattagagttaagaaaaagtttgttttaaagattaaaCTATTgatatagtttatattttttacgtgtACGTATTTATTGAACGGTAAATTTATTGGGACGAacgtgaaaattatttataggtaaaaGTTTTGGATAtaacaaaacttataaaaactaaGCAATAATAGACATCGGGGTCTATGTACATTGTAACGTAGgagtgaaaaatattaaaattaaacgaatGGTGCGAATATGTCGACGGTCTTATGGTAACGCTTGACGTTTGGTAACTTACTGAAAATTTGCCTAAAATTGTATTCGGATATTATTTGTGTATAGCATTGGTAAAATGCCCTGTTATTCTTGCCATTTAACCAAACATCGCATGTACAAGACATATCAAAAGCAATCACAGTATTTATAAATCGTATACCTTCATACAAATCAATGCAGTCGTGCGATCACCAACTCTCTATACTTTTACATCACTTAAGACCGACTTGAAAAAGTAGTTCTTATctcatccgctagaggcgctgatcaactTAGGATACAAAAAAGGacattaaaatatctttgtagTAGTTAGTGATCGCTCTTCTGTCCAATAATGTAAGTGTAATACTTACTCTCGAATATTTGACACCAAATTAATGTACATTATGGGAACGACATCATTTGTAAGGTAATTGTATCATTTAGGTCACACTAGAAGCCTGTGATATACATTAACTCGCGCGTGTATGTGTGTCTGTCTCGTGTGATTGGACGCAATGTCTTGCATACATTTCAAACCAAAAACGACCAGTATTGTCAGATTGTAACcaaaaaagttctttttaatgttattttaaccTGATATTTGTGGAAATGGGTTAATTACCAATGTTTTAAGAATGTTAGGTTTGCGCGAAAAGCGCTTGTTAGGCGAACTTAttgtgtaacaatatttttattgtcttcTGCCAAAACAAAAGAGTAATCGAATGTGTCATGTAAATAGAACtaccattatttattaatacaattaatttaaaaaaatgtttgcttcttttattttactatcacCCTAAACATACCTCTCACTAGAATATTGTCGTGTAGATCTTGAAACAAAATTGGGTATCTGCTCTCATTTCAGCAGTTTGTCACTTACCATACAGTatcttacaattaaaattaatggaaCAAAAAAGGTAATTAGGATCGGTTCACTTAGTAAATAGTTACACAGAATTGAAAGTCTCCTTTTATGAGccggtaaataaaatacaatagtatGTAATCAAAAGTTATATtcaaagtataaaattacaaattaagtaCAGTTGCAATATTACCCTGATTCTAGTTCTTCTtcaacattttacattattatgatgttataataatcatataaaatattttttacaaaagctcTGATGGATTTTACAAGCTTTGAAAATGagcttttacaaaaatctttaaaaatacattttaattacataatactaTAAGTATCtcctttacataatataatatttttttgaaataattatatttatttcataaggTACATTTTCAGGAGCCTAATAACcccttaatataaaaaatacacataaaatacatttacgtAATTAATACTTAGTATAAAATCTTTGTATACTTACTTTGTTTTCACTTGGTAACTCTGCATATTTTAGTACAAGTTCACAAAATAAAcggtaatattttacaaaaatggttgcaCACAATTTCTTATCTAAATATACAAATTTCGTTTCGTTTGAATTGAAACTTAAAGCTGtacttttttaatactttattataatggAATCTTAACTTTCCAAACGTTTGAGGAATAGTGTAAAGATATACTTAGTTTGAGTACATTAATTTTGTGGAAGCACTTACTAATCAATTTCCTTATAAACTTAACTAGGTTACGTCTATTGAGTCATATTCAATTGGAATGATTATGAATTCATGGAATGTTATTAAGTAGAGATTCAGTTTTTAACCTACTCACTAAGCAATGGACGGATGCGTTTCATTACAAGTATGTAATGTTTATAGTAgaactagttgacccgcgcaacttcgcttgcgtcacataagagagaatgggtcatcattttcatcgtttttgtaacattttttactggtattctatggatatatagcctatagccttcctcgataaatgggctatctaacacttaaagattttttcaaaccggaccaagagttcctgagattagcgcgttcaaacaaacaaacaaacagttgagttttataatattagtataaattatatatatgcTGAATTTACAgtattatattaggtatattacaGAAGTAGCTTTCCCTAGCCTGTTAGAGCCAATCTGACTCAGACCAAAAGATATGTTATTCTATATGCAATGCTATACATAAAGAAGGTTGACAGTCAATATATATCCCTTCCCTAGTTTAATGCGAGgcaaatcataataaataggCATTATCACAAGTGATTTggttgttattttaaaacaaccaatcaatgatttattttaacgaCATTCATTATGATAAGGATTCGTCCCACGTGCatacaagaaaaataatcaatttgcTTTAAGTAAGAGTGATCCTAAATGGGCTAAGGAATAcctaattctataaaaaatacctttccGTTAAATCTTATATGGACCTTTCCTTTTATGCTTTGACAAAACCGATACAATAGCAAAATTCAGTAGTAATGACTgacataaaaaatgaaaaactacCAAAACTCCTAAATCCACAAGTTGTGATAGAATACATCATACTTACAAAATGACCGACAAAACCGTTGACTACTTTAGTctgaatttttaaatataggttTTAACAATTTTCAGCAGAACAGTCtaaaatacactttatttaaTGTTGACGTATAGCAACAGTGGGTTTGAAGATTTTGTTCAAAGGCATCTGGTACCCCAATTTAGATCTATTAGTTTTAAACTACTAACAACTTTATTAACCCTACTACTAACTACAAACTACAGCTACACTACAATACTTATCTCAAAGATGTTCATGGTGCATAGCCACGATGATGTTAGCGAGCGCCGTCCTGGCGTCACAGTTGGGGAACGAGTCCAACACTTGCACTGCGCAGGCGATGTGCTCGCGTTGTAGCTGCTTCGTCTGCTCTAGACCGTCGCCTTCTAACACTGCTTTGTATAACTGGAAGAAAAGAATGATGTTAGAATAGGCATTGTTTTAAGGTAAGAGCAAATACTATCTAACACTTAGTGCCATGGGATATAGCTTTTTAGCTGATTGGGGCTCTAAGACCAGGTTATAGCTCTACCAGGTTGGTCCAATGTATTGTCGAAGATATAAAAGACCCAATGgcttttaaattgatttaaaatgaGTCCCGTTACTAGGTACTAACTGTTTGGGAGCTCTTTAAaacttatcataaaaataactacaaaaagtTTTTGTCGTTCACGGAAAATACGTGAAAGAGAcaattaacttattttagaCGATAAGAATATTTGGTATATTTCACTACCTATTATCGGTAAGACTTCGTCGCAGTATTTGTAGCTGTTGGCACATCAGTTTTACCATAAACTAGGAGGAGAGAGGAGGTTTTATTTTTGCGAGGCAAAACTGGTTCTTTTAATCTTTTTGGTTTTAATAGCCTGGAGAGGGTCACATACCCCAGTGCCTCATGGCTCCGCCCGTGTGTGCCCAAAATAGATAAAAGTGTAGTAGGTACTCACAGCATGATAGTCAACATCATGAACACTCTTGCGTCCAGCCTCAATGTACTCGTAGAGCTCCGGCCTGGCTTCCAGCGTGAAGGCCAGTGGCGCCCCCACCAGGGAGAAGCTGGCCGGCTCGGGGCCCGTGAACGCCTCCAGGTCTAAGAACGCCTGCCACGCTAGGGCCAAGTGACAACCGAATAGATAACcctggaaaataaaaaaatatatacttatatgaaCCGCCTTGCAGAACTTAATTTCCTTTTGCAGCAGTATAGGGGatgatcaataaaaataacgatGTGTTGCTTGTCTTTTTGCTATATCTTTGCAAAGTCTCATCAAGAACGTTTAGTTGTTTAGCAGTAGAAGTGGGACGGACAGACTTATGATGTAAAATTATAGATGGTGTGGAGCATAGACGTTGCGAATAAATGAGTTGTTTTGATAACACTTCACTTACATATATTACGAAAAGAATAAAGTACATGTACAGTATATGTATTGCAACAATTGAACGGTAATTCGGGTCATTATCCATTTTTGGTCATTTAGGTCTTTATGTCATTTAAAAATCGTAACACATGTTACAACACGTAATCGTctttgatgttatttaaattacagaATGTATTGTAGGTTACACAGCAAATCCTTTTGGGATGAAATCTTTATGCTAACCAATTTTTCCCTAGTTTTAACCAATTACTCTGGGAAAAATTGGTTGCTGCTATCCTATCAGTAAAAAAGTTACAGTCTGCCAAAGGACATACTACTGTGTGTCTTCTGGACGACTCTGTACCATTACAAAGTATTCTAACAATCTTTGCTAAATTTCGACAATCTCTTACATTttgtcactagctgacccgcgcaacttcgcttgcgtcacttattAAGAGAGactggatcaaaattttccccgtttttgtaacatttttcgttattactccgctcctaataggcgtagcgtgatgttattatagcctatagccttcctcgataaatgggctaactaacactgaaagaatttttcaaatcggaccagtagttcctgagattagcgcgttcaaacaaacaaacaaactcttcagctttataatattagtatagattcatacCTGTGTCTGCAACTGCGAGTTGTGTCCAGCTAGTTTGAGGGCAGCAGAACAGCTCTTGCCGAGCAGAGCGCCAGCCGCTAGCACATGACGAGCGGCCCACTCACGACCGGCTGAACCGATCACTCCTGCCATCGGGAGAGGGTCTATGATACAGTCCCATTCTGGAAACGAGAAAAATGACGTTTAGCTAGAATCTGCTTTGGTGATGATGATCTTCCGGAAGGATATTTGGTAGTCATATCAAACTAGTTATTATAGTGACGATCGCGACGGTGTGTATACAATATGCTGGTAGATTTTATattcttgtatttttatagCCCAGCACGACAGCAGACCGACGTGGTCAGTAAGAATTTAGCATAGATGCAACGTATTTTTGCGACACAGAGATTTATGGGTTGCCAATAGGCtaactttcaaattaattacagaAATAGACTATAAGGACAAAAGTGGggtcctttttttttttttttttt
The genomic region above belongs to Anticarsia gemmatalis isolate Benzon Research Colony breed Stoneville strain chromosome 5, ilAntGemm2 primary, whole genome shotgun sequence and contains:
- the Tet gene encoding ten-Eleven Translocation (TET) family protein isoform X1, translated to MSDTLRSEPSADSAHHLPPFSSFGDMAENEQRILTADTRLLDPAWEYYERTGDTVSVIASQPQYRPWESMPITVNSKDAILRAGFSTALEYQPVTLQPITNKLPSFQSQFQTFPETSVIPETGLPSVTPVPVTASPTPSASPSQLTQLTQLTTPSSPAHLTTLAQVAPLSTTLTTLSPVNATTFHTLTAVNARSYPLVPAPLQARELPAAQTYIDDRHIQLYQPNIATINAFPAQNGILHQNGTLLHQNGSLIQNIQSPTVVHVLKNEPFDVKALQDKYTPNGLHHTNFQNPMLIDNGYEKKTNGFGSGSSPTRSDFRKKERRKMRANSTESDGSNMEVGSESSGQVAAVSSTAGFKSPMHGAPPMATGPMELDDISSEKQYYYSQTKKKRKRCGECIGCQRKDNCGDCAPCRNDKSHQICKQRRCEKLTEKKLILAPDGTLQTVKSESRRGRGRGRAATTPVLQDIKSYRGRKPLGGTAGVAGAVAVPGVQAASPSPAPQAPAAPSPAPATTPAMKQEHPSQPMVFHVLFQAPMPFYAGDPNRFPTAWQTDPSQGWQNQFIQQLPTQTGQTTLDYQGNHTAYATSPHYQANTTYTVQNVATTFDVTNNTYYQAGVQSIPAQRPPSNRGAYTPVPSPRAPHYAAEYQQQYAQQAPTPGVTAGNDSRPASAASYQTSVPTTAAPVYTVSQASYDRTEYSTEHQEEYNGENGTGDSNDGERQEQNTPNGQHSGNAEPGYLQGSNGPRASLDCSGYSGGYNSGQYRENGTVQSQSQNDWQQHQWQHNQRLQNQQMQNQQIQNQQQQMQNQHMQNQQQQLQNQQQQLQNQMQNQQMQNQQMQRQEESEQQMFSQSDRVNLNSRLKTMILNKQNHTRDGTNTPPDKGDPGEGPPRVMDDRKTGAVSVNDDRNTTGHFLSYSHHLRDNYRLGDQAYPVAGNYSQNAQAYGTGEFGGGGHHVWEGGTEVPRGYDKQAALKNVSKTPQKLPSYADVRGQYGTYSNVPYEAQKYAEIYGSDSLSYTQQDSKDFQSKMLIGPVSEMNQQNCNPPRDTNAQTRAYDREAYDAKFRHPSAPLIPKLEMPDTYQYHKDDRLMKTEPQRLMNQAAYAKPNEMPANTYREFPNGVTRPQQNTVLPPISTIKQENFGQKGQNYQNFQGFPYEALRRQEPAENFAQIPRMQENMGFQKYNRNFEMKNNKEPEKVNDRVTHVDPKPPYYIEQIKSEHSPPGHKIYKNMTYNPTPRNEPYLFFGDGGPAAIRNEIGYSCCRQGSTKKPPPEHLRDGACPGLQTKDEVLEDDPDANEKDSKNPSKPSTPVPEIVKPKENQFNYSKEYLENLERLRNNSRTEVPDCNCFPADKNPPEPGSYYTHLGAASTLAELRKELEARTGLSGKELRIEKICYTGKEGKSAQGCPMAKWVIRRANYTEKVLVVVKFRNGHKCATSWIVVCLVAWEGIPQSEADLDYTLLSHKLNRYGLPTTRRCATNENRTCACQGLDPETCGASYSFGCSWSMYYNGCKYARSKTVRKFRLSVKTEESEIEERIHVLATLLSPLYMNLAPKAFENQCQFEKEASDCRLGFKPGRPFSGVTACIDFCAHAHRDLHNMNNGCTAVVTLAKHRALNRPPDEQLHVLPLYVLDTTDEFGSKDGQEEKVKNGALEILDKYPMEVRVRSVPLQPCRRHGKKRKDDDNNSENNSSANNSSQSPGNNQKKAQQSPAPRTPQPTDARNNASPRSQSSASPRALTPALNQSNPSAFTNNSHYNSAFVNPNMQHQNPGLINPNLGNPALLDMATMIDNFTDAQLQSNQISSTVLDSPYNPYDQSYNLHHQNTLYNPNHVSPIVEGNTCQNPNPNPNPNPNQLPSFAAGLQKREQQFPNQIPPQNQWPDFPNAEIFNNVVKEDPDSTTAHLNVPPNNYSPDSSRSSETNSNSEQLLPKANTEPEKPNLIGDVTNKIPEFDMPSSPRLTEIAQNSQSTPASPASSQIPELKSPNNEMLNSDARKSVWKSPDSKNWDPKPKEQSTPENDNNLFRVPKARPPSRSQNTNTPEGIENSTFLKPYPPSDRPHLSQGYEHRSPYNNQLNNTPPQTSTSQNNFTINHDEQNMAAAAAAAAKPVPEFAGNNFHPVNQNTYGNQTPIQGYGNYPQVANAYPFPPNPYGHFNPYENTYNDYNSLAYYNAEKYKREELLRNPHCYNSYGYQYNPNFTPNFYQNPSPNWCQSSPNWCIYPPPFTIPYPPEPPKAEPIGEVTDFTDNLECFKDSQMGGVAIALGHGSVLFECAKHEMHSTTAVKAPNRVNPTRISLVFYQHRNLNRPKHGLEEWEEKMRLKKLGLTPSTPGTPGPNSNTVSPATTPGPERPPSAADKWKGGGGTDAIPGGFTSLAALVEATAAARRSGQLMLRTDTHTTMSWTTLFPMHPCTVTGPYQESST